Part of the Zingiber officinale cultivar Zhangliang chromosome 8A, Zo_v1.1, whole genome shotgun sequence genome, gttccactgtacaaaaatttttgtacaagtgtcgaacctttccttaaataacctattgtgttctttagaagttaaattaggaatcgcagatggaacttaacatcattgattccaaatttaacttatctgttcttaatggtttagatttgaatcgcaagcggaacttaacactattgattcaaattcacctatgttattaattccattaaatattaatttccaaaattgacttccaggactgtatggcaaggcacatggccttcttgtatatgggagcaaccaccaccgcctagacaaagtcttttaaggaaagctaatatttaatttccttaaataactctaggttaaccaaaaagaacaatcgaatcacaaattcgaaaacaaagaaaacacaaattcgaaaaactaattcgaaaaactagatctaatgcctcttgtgtttggaattcttacaaaaagaaataactagcatgatgcggaaaacaattggtaattataccttctctttgtatgctaatgacctcgagatcttctgccgtattcctcgcctcgccttggatgtcgtgtgggtgacgatcctccaagatgaacaccacccaaagagctttcttcttcctcctctaaaatccggctaccaccaccaatttaggaaccaaagagagcaagggaaagggaaggggagagatccggccatcatgagagagcacaagcaagagactagaattagatgcctcctcctcctctttcttcttcttcttcttctccttctcctccttcttgtatccggccacttaaaagaaccacaagcaacatgtggccgaccctagcatgataaagagctaggggccggctctaaggaggagactagagagaagagagaaaaagaattcattaacccatgaagcctctcctccccttcttttataatacttgcccaaggcaaataaggaaaaaaaatttataaaaaattaaaatcttcctcatgttttttcttttccctttttatttttccttttcttttctcttgattgaatcaatcaccaatcatagattagttttaatttgattggatgatgatttaatcctattggccgaccccttgcttgggcactaagcaagggtggccgacccctacaaggaaggaaatataatttttttttataaaattttacaagaagaaatcttcttataaaattttacaagctctttttcaatttcctaaagtaggagttaaaaaaggaaagttttaaaaattaaaaccatgttttaaaatttaaaacttctcttataatatttccttttttaacacggtgatagaaaatttaaattttaaaacttctctttcttttttcctaaaccatgaggatggttaaaaaaggaaaattttaaaacttttaaactttcttttaaaacatgtggcctaattcaaataaggaaagtttttaaatttaaaatctctcttttaaaacttgtagttttctacaaagagaagattttaaaaattcaaaacacccctccttatttgaattaatgtggccgaccccctcttgcttgggcaccaagcaaggggtcggccccttaagaggataatgtggccgacccttgcttggtcaccaagcattggatcggcccccttcttggacaccaagatgggtctttatttggatggacttgagactttaatgaggctaggacagggacctagaggagaaattgattttggccttccgatgagcttgagtatcccatgttcgccccgaacacacaactcaagttcatcgataataactcattccactatagagttattatcgcactaccgcaccaatcccaaattacattatgggctccttcttatcatgagtgtgttagtctccctgtgtttaagataacgaatgttcactaattaagtaagttactgacaactcacttaattaatatctagctccaagagtagtaccattcaacttcattatcatgtcggactaagtctacctgcagggtttaacatgacaatccttatgagctcctcttggggacattctcaacctagataactaggacacagtttccttgtataatcaacaacacacactataagtaatatcattttccaacttatcgggcttattgacttatcgagttaaatctcacccattgataagtcaaagaaataaatactaaatatatgtgtttgttattatattaggattaagagcgcacacttccataataactaaggtctagttcttttataaagtcagtacaaaagaacttacctaaaatgattctactcaatacacttggagtgtcagtgtaatttattagttaaaataaactaatacttaattacactacgactacttcaacgatttgttcctttccatcttagtcgcgagcaactgtttataatttataaagaaccgacaacatgatcttctgtgtgtgacaccacacaccatgttgcctactatataaattaattgaacaaattacatttaacaaataaatgtagatatcgaccactgtgattctttatttctaaataaatttttatataaaagctagacttttagtatacactctaacacttccaTCTGTCAGTCGGTTGGGAAGTCGGGCCGCTCGGAAAAACCAACGAATATAttcatttttaatgaatatttaaatttatagtttatatttattaagttcgtttaggctcgattaaagctcgaataagctcgtgagccatgaatatattcattaagtaaagctcgagctcggctcgattataaacgagtcaaactcaaacatttaaGAGTTCGGCTCAGCTTAGCTTGATTACACCCTAGATGAAAGTTACATTTATTCTAACTTTGAAGAAGAGATACAAAAAGATGCTGGACCACCTGATGACCATTTATTCTCACTCAAAACAAGTCACTTTCTTTAATTACCAATTAAATGGATGTTTATCACACTTACTCTCTTTTGGCTTCTGTGCATGCTGTATTAGTTGTCATCCTGCTACCTTTAGATATGGTATTTGGGGCAGTTGTTTTTTTGATGGGACGTATGGCTAATTTTGTTGCTCTCATCTCATCTGCACTTTTGAAGAAgtagtttattttccttgttaCCCATTTTCCATATATTGCAGGGGAGGGGCAATCAAATTTTCTGGCACTAAGCGCCATCATGACAAATGGCTCAAGGCTACTGAGAAATATGAAGTTAAGGGTTGTTTTGCAATGACTGAGTTGGGGCATGGAAGTAATGTATGAGATATCTAAAACTCAGTCAGTTTGTTAAAAATAGTATATGCTCATAATAGTTTGTTGTCTGTTAAACCTGAGTTATTTAACTTTCAAGGTTAGAGGGATTGAGACAATTGCTACTTATGACACAAATACTTGTGAATTTATAATCAACACTCCATGCGAGTCAGCTCAGAAATATTGGATTGGAGGAGCTGCTAATGTAAGAAAAGAATAAGTGACATTTTTTATGGTGGATAATAACTCTTTTTGTTtgcttgaaaaaaaattatacatagTTTCATCACCGTGTTGACATTTTAACCATTCATGCACAGGATGCAACACACACAATAATATTCTCTCAGCTCCTTATAAATGGAATCAACCAAGGGGTTCATGCTTTTGTAGCACAAATTCGAGATGCAGATGGGAATGTTTGCCCCAATGTTCGTATAGCTGATTGTGGACACAAGATAGGCTTGAATGGTGTTGATAATGGCAGGATCTGGTGAGGACAGAAATTTAATTGATAGTGTGTTGATCAGCTTTAGAATTGCTAGTTAATGTCTTTTTCTTGAAGGTTTGATAATCTTAGAGTACCTCGGGAAAACTTGTTAAACTCTGTGGGTGATGTATTGCCTGATGGGCAATATGTTAGCTCTATAGAGGACCCAGATCAGGTTAGAAAAACAGCTTTGACAATCATATTTTCTTCATATTTTGAACGTTGTGAAGTACCTTTCTTTAGTTTATTTCTCGAATAGATGATGATATTGGTATAAAATAGTTGACATTGATATTGCAGCGATTTGCAGCTTTTCTATCTCCGTTGACTTCTGGGCGTGTGAATATTGCAGTTAATTCAGTTTACATATCAAAGGTGTCTTTGAGATGCTATTGACGTTTATCATCGTCTAAGTATTATTATTTTTCCTCGATACAAGGCTGAGCAATTTTTGCCTTTCAATGTTACTAGGTTGGTTTAGCAATTGCCATAAGATATGCTTTGACAAGGAGAGCTTTTTCTATCACTGCGACTGGCCCTGAAGTTCTGTTGCTGGACTATCCTACTCATCAATGGCGTCTCCTACCTTTAATTGCAAAGACGTAATTGCTTTAACTATTTTGgttgtcaaaattttgaaaagatcAGCCATATATAATTATTGTGGAAATTGAGTTAAACAGATTGAATACTTGGTCGTGTGTTTTCCTCTACTTTCAGTTGTGCCATGAGCTCTGCAGCcaattatttgaaattattatacATTAAAAGAACGCCAGAGAAAAACAAAAGTATCCATATATACTCCAGTGCCCTCAAAGCTACACTTACATGGCACAATATGAGAGTGCTTCAGGTTAATGCTCCTGATCTGTAGTTCCATTTCTTCTGTCATGCACTTTGCTAATTTAGATGTTATTGCTCGTGTCAGGAGTGCCGCGAAGCCTGTGGTGGGCAAGGACTGAAAACAGAGAATCGTATTGGTATTTTAAAAGGTGAATTTGATGTGCAATCTACCTTTGAGGGAGATAACTATGTACTGATGCAACAGGTACCATGCATTTATATTATTGACACCATCTAATTTTGGGCAAGTGCATTCTAGTAAGATTGGGATATTGAACCAGGTTAGCAAAGCACTTCTTTCAGAATACATTGCAGCTCACAAGAGGAAGAGTCCATTTAAAGGTTTGGGGTTGGAACACATGAATGACCCTCACCCAGTCATTCCAGCTAATCTAACTAGTTGCACGCTTAGATCCATCAAGTTCCAGGTAACAAGTTAGCTACTTTTTCTATCCTTCTCTGTTAAATCAAGATGATCTCAATGCCCATTTCAAATTTTCAGCTGGACCTGTTCCGCCTGAGAGAGAGAGACTTGTTGAGTCGTTATGCTAGTGAAGTTTCACAACATCAAGCTCAGGGTGAAAGTACAGAGAATGCAATGCTCCTGGTGCGTTTTCAGCACTAGTTTTTTTCTCTAAtccttttttttagaaaaaatgtgCTAGTTGGCTCTCTCATGTTCATGTGTCATTCTAACCATACTGAGCTTTTCCTGAATGCACCAGAGCTATCAACTTGCTGGCGAATTGGCAAAGGCCTTTGTTGAACGCACTATATTGCAAATATTTGTGGATGACGAGATGGTTCAATCTGACGGCCCCCTAAAGGTATATTTGTCATAGATTTATTAGCAAAATTTCTGATTTAATCATGATCAAAGCAATAAAAACGACAGTAATTATGTTTCATAAACTCTTTAGTCAGTGGCTGGCTGGTattctataaaaaaatttcttttgcagGATGTAGTGGGGCTACTCAGGTCCATGTATGCCTTGATCAGCGTGGAAGAAGACGCAGCCTTCCTCCGCCATGGCTACCTATCACTTGACAATGCCGCTGCTGCACGGAAAGAAGCTGTCAAACTGTGTAGTGAATTAAGGCCTCACGCCCTTTCCGTGGTGAGTTCCTTTGGTATCCCCGATGCTTTCCTCGGTCCAATTGCTTTTGATTGGGTTAAAGCCAATTCATGGTCTACCCTTAGCAACGAATAAATTCACAAGGGGGCTGAAACCAATCATAAGACGGTCGATGGACCCTccttttttccccctttttttaaaaaataaagaataatgcGGCAGGTGTCTTATGATGttttataataattaaattatgGACGATTTTAGGGCATGCCCGAAATCTAATGTAATAAAGATTTTCGTAATtttaatttagtatatttttataaCATTATTTTCTGAAGTGAAGggaatgatttaattttaaagtgaACAAGCGACCCTGGGTCCTACTGAATCGGACATTATAGAATATCTTAGGGTAACTAAACATTATAGATTCTAAGTAGCAACAAATAATTATGCATAAATGGAGCAAATACCTAAGCTAGATTAACTAATTAAAACGAttgttaataaataatttttttaaaacaaattgacTTGATTAGTATACAATCATTGAAAGTCTACTCGGTAAATGCAGAATATGAGCAAGGAAATAAGAAAGACGaagatatttgaaaaataaaagccAGAACAACGAATTCTAATATCTACTTTACAATTATCTTGTGAAAAAAATATGGCATTTTACCATTTTGCATACTCAAAGTTGGTATTACTCAAAATGTGCATCATATTTTGGTATTTACTAAAGCGTGCAATTTCTCAAAGTGAAATGATAAAAATGGACTTTTGTATGTTTACCTGAAATTGTGTGaaaatttattggtgcaattgatTGAAGTGACTGGGAGGTCCGTCGCATAATTCCGATATAAAAGGAAGAGTGAAGGAATTCAAAAAGGAGATATGGTTTTGTGAAGTAGAGAACCTTCTTGTGATTTTGGAAGTTCAGAATGGAAAAGTGAATTGAAAAGAGATCTTTTTGATGTAGGTGGGAAGAATGAAAGACCTTGTTACGAGAATAAGGATGAAGTAGGATGGTGGATTAATGAGTTAGTCTTAAATTTAAATATAgtctaatataaaaaaaaaagattattggTACAATTAATCTCTAGTCAAAATTCTGTGCAATTGATCTCTGGTTAAAGCTGACTAAGTGGATTAAACTTGATTGACCAACCTCAAGCTAACTCAgtatgagtttcgatgtttgagcGATATGGTGAGCAATATGGGATTAAGTAagatgtcaagtaggtcaagtaagatgtcaagtaggtcaatAGTGACTAGATACTTAATGGTGGATAAGTTCAACTAGATACTTCGTCTGTTGGTTAGATATTTGGAGG contains:
- the LOC122009172 gene encoding acyl-coenzyme A oxidase 3, peroxisomal-like is translated as MDHDSSALRRTAVIAGHFSAPFSSSSVLEPSACLHYTPPELSEKPPAFSTSALRLLLDGHDLASRDWLFQIMEKSPLFCPRPRGGRTFVAPDYNQSKEQQRLVTMRRIEYLLRRGVFDGWLTGSDPETEMRKFAFLECIGIYDHSLTIKLGVHFFLWGGAIKFSGTKRHHDKWLKATEKYEVKGCFAMTELGHGSNVRGIETIATYDTNTCEFIINTPCESAQKYWIGGAANDATHTIIFSQLLINGINQGVHAFVAQIRDADGNVCPNVRIADCGHKIGLNGVDNGRIWFDNLRVPRENLLNSVGDVLPDGQYVSSIEDPDQRFAAFLSPLTSGRVNIAVNSVYISKVGLAIAIRYALTRRAFSITATGPEVLLLDYPTHQWRLLPLIAKTCAMSSAANYLKLLYIKRTPEKNKSIHIYSSALKATLTWHNMRVLQECREACGGQGLKTENRIGILKGEFDVQSTFEGDNYVLMQQVSKALLSEYIAAHKRKSPFKGLGLEHMNDPHPVIPANLTSCTLRSIKFQLDLFRLRERDLLSRYASEVSQHQAQGESTENAMLLSYQLAGELAKAFVERTILQIFVDDEMVQSDGPLKDVVGLLRSMYALISVEEDAAFLRHGYLSLDNAAAARKEAVKLCSELRPHALSVVSSFGIPDAFLGPIAFDWVKANSWSTLSNE